A single Dreissena polymorpha isolate Duluth1 chromosome 14, UMN_Dpol_1.0, whole genome shotgun sequence DNA region contains:
- the LOC127859051 gene encoding acireductone dioxygenase-like: protein MVSSWYMDNDTSVDQREPHQQNPPRPVSLEHLANLGVLYFKIDTDNYATDETLRKVREERGYTYEDLITISREKLPNYDEKLKIFFMEHLHDDEEIRLCVDGSGYFDVRDSKDCWIRIALVKGDMIILPAGIYHRFTLDTNNYIEVRRYFVGDPVWTPVNRPADEHRARTQYLATLESA from the exons ATGGTGTCTTCGTGGTATATGGACAATGACACGAGCGTTGATCAGCGCGAACCACATCAGCAGAATCCGCCGCGGCCCGTGAGTCTCGAACATCTGGCCAATCTAGGTGTGTTGTACTTTAAA ATTGATACAGACAACTATGCCACTGATGAGACACTGAGAAAAGTACGTGAAGAGAGAGGGTACACTTATGAAGATCTAATCACAATCTCGAGGGAGAAACTGCCAAACTATGATGAGAAG ttgaAAATTTTCTTCATGGAACATCTCCATGACGATGAAGAGATTCGCCTGTGTGTGGATGGCAGTGGGTACTTTGATGTACGTGATAGCAAGGACTGCTGGATTCGTATTGCGTTAGTCAAGGGGGACATGATTATACTCCCAGCAGGAATCTACCATCGATTCACTCTCGATACCAAT AACTACATTGAGGTGAGACGTTACTTTGTTGGTGATCCTGTGTGGACCCCTGTCAACCGACCTGCAGACGAACACCGTGCCCGCACCCAGTACCTGGCAACCTTGGAAAGTGCCTGA